The following are from one region of the Mixophyes fleayi isolate aMixFle1 chromosome 7, aMixFle1.hap1, whole genome shotgun sequence genome:
- the LOC142098681 gene encoding uncharacterized protein LOC142098681, whose translation MVEVTPSNPVTEDGSTRPSPLGENLDNVITKNTAGNLQTQNNIQTDGLTTPKYRKASSPASYVFFSRESEKSPVIVKVNEHAKNNTSSGLTYGASYDGMKQSVQYSFSDNRKEEIDDRASQLLILQQLLLESEDNLTAVSPRPASQPLSNCLNNAEATVDNGTKADEDNEVHSALLDSEAAQTSGYCCSCGDHCSYVSDSMLDEDYLFFDTSLELSLSDDEGSETPSKFGNLGNEAEENNEEQDRKKAASQDIYRERRMDSCSENLNIFQSSLAAILCHDNITLRNLCLSHLFISSFTDEEGKTLLHHAASQEDTIICQVLLDTTVGMVNIDQQDMFGKTALHYAVQNGNTKTIKLLLDNGAKLEIPDENSKTVLDIGLWKIQAK comes from the exons ATGGTGGAGGTCACACCATCCAATCCCGTAACAGAAGATGGTAGCACACGTCCATCTCCACTTGGTGAGAACTTGGATAACGTAATCACTAAAAACACAGCTGGAAATCTGCAGACGCAGAATAACATACAGACAGATGGGCTTACTACACCAAAATACAGGAAAGCAAGCAGTCCAGCAAGCTATGTGTTCTTCTCTCGTGAAAGCGAAAAGTCACCTGTCATTGTTAAAGTAAATGAACATGCTAAAAACAATACAAGCAGTGGTTTGACTTATGGAGCATCATATGATGGCATGAAACAAAGTGTCCAGTATTCCTTTAGTGATAACAGAAAAGAGGAGATCGATGATAGAGCCTCACAACTTCTCATATTACAACAATTACTGTTAGAATCTGAGGACAACTTGACTGCTGTCTCACCACGGCCAGCTTCTCAGCCTTTATCTAACTGCTTGAACAATGCAGAAGCAACAGTTGATAATGGTACTAAAGCTGATGAAGACAATGAAGTCCACAGCGCCCTGCTAGACAGTGAGGCTGCACAAACCTCTGGTTACTGCTGTTCATGTGGAGATCACTGTAGCTATGTGTCTGACTCCATGCTTGATGAGGACTACCTGTTTTTTGATACATCACTGGAACTAAGCCTATCAGACGATGAAGGCTCTGAAACTCCTTCAAAATTTGGCAATCTGGGCAATGAAGCAGAAGAAAATAATGAAGAACAAGACAGGAAG AAAGCAGCCAGCCAAGATATTTACAGAGAACGAAGAATGGATTCTTGCAGTGAAAACTTGAATATATTTCAGAGCTCATTAGCTGCAATACTCTGTCATGACAATATAACACTTAGAAACCTGTGCCTAtcccatttatttatttccag TTTCacagatgaagaaggtaaaacaCTTCTGCATCATGCAGCTTCTCAAGAGGATACAATTATTTGTCAg GTGCTTCTGGACACTACTGTGGGAATGGTGAACATAGACCAACAGGATATGTTTGGGAAGACCGCTTTACATTACGCTGTTCAAAATGGAAATACCAAGACAATAAAACTACTTTTGGACAATGGTGCAAAACTGGAAATTCCAGATGAAAATTCCAAGACCGTTTTAGATATTGGTCTTTGGAAAATTCAGGCTAAGTAA